A window of Armatimonadota bacterium contains these coding sequences:
- a CDS encoding imidazolonepropionase, whose translation MAGTFALTNCGQVATCSEAGVIEDATVLVSDGVIVAVSEGQQVPPDVETIDVGGRVVTPGLIDAHTHAVFAGSRVDEYEMRAKGASYQEIASAGGGIKATMRAVRKATESELFDQSKKHADWMFRSGTTTAEMKSGYGLTLEDELKMLRVIKRLDEETPIDTQATFLGAHAVPPEFDDRAAYMDYLCDAMMPAVMEQGIAVAVDMFVEDGYFSHEDAERLANCSAGLQTCIGDERGSRGRSPSLRLRLHVDQFSTGGAVLAARLNASTADHLEQTTDTGIEALKESGTIPVLLPGSVYALGLGKYPDARKMIDEGLPVVLATDFNPGSSPTPSLPMIMSLACTQMGMTPAEALLACTKNAATALGYKDRGQIKQGTVADLVAWDVDDYREIPYFFGVDHVHTIYKNGERAIFRA comes from the coding sequence ATGGCAGGCACTTTCGCGTTGACGAACTGCGGACAGGTCGCGACCTGTTCCGAGGCAGGAGTGATCGAGGACGCGACGGTGCTGGTCTCGGACGGGGTGATCGTAGCCGTCTCAGAGGGCCAGCAAGTTCCGCCGGATGTTGAGACTATAGACGTCGGCGGTCGCGTCGTCACGCCGGGGCTGATCGATGCGCACACGCACGCGGTGTTCGCCGGGAGCCGGGTGGACGAGTACGAAATGCGCGCAAAGGGCGCAAGCTACCAAGAGATCGCAAGCGCGGGCGGAGGGATCAAGGCGACGATGCGCGCCGTCCGCAAAGCGACCGAAAGCGAGCTGTTCGACCAGTCCAAGAAGCATGCCGACTGGATGTTCCGATCCGGCACCACGACTGCAGAAATGAAGAGCGGGTACGGGCTGACGCTCGAAGACGAGCTGAAGATGCTACGCGTCATCAAGCGGCTCGATGAAGAAACGCCGATCGACACACAGGCGACGTTCCTCGGAGCGCACGCCGTGCCTCCGGAGTTCGACGATCGCGCGGCGTACATGGATTATCTTTGCGACGCGATGATGCCCGCCGTCATGGAACAGGGCATTGCGGTCGCGGTCGATATGTTCGTCGAAGACGGGTACTTCTCGCACGAAGACGCCGAGCGGCTCGCAAATTGCAGCGCGGGTCTCCAGACCTGTATCGGCGACGAGCGCGGCTCGCGGGGACGCTCGCCCTCCCTGCGGTTAAGGCTGCACGTCGACCAGTTTTCGACCGGCGGAGCAGTGCTGGCGGCGCGGCTCAACGCCAGCACCGCCGACCACCTCGAGCAGACGACCGACACGGGAATAGAAGCCCTCAAAGAGAGCGGAACCATCCCGGTGCTCCTCCCCGGAAGCGTTTACGCGCTCGGACTGGGCAAGTATCCCGACGCAAGGAAGATGATCGACGAGGGCCTGCCGGTCGTGCTCGCCACGGACTTCAACCCCGGCTCATCGCCGACCCCTAGCCTCCCCATGATCATGTCGCTCGCATGCACACAAATGGGCATGACACCCGCTGAAGCCCTGCTAGCCTGCACCAAAAACGCAGCAACGGCCCTCGGCTACAAAGATCGAGGACAGATCAAGCAAGGAACGGTCGCCGACCTAGTCGCGTGGGACGTCGACGACTACCGCGAAATCCCATACTTCTTCGGCGTAGACCACGTCCACACTATCTACAAGAACGGCGAACGGGCGATTTTCCGTGCCTAA
- the hutU gene encoding urocanate hydratase, producing MSIRTPVRAPRGTEISCKGWQQEAALRMLMNNLDPEVAENPDELIVYGGTGRAARSWEAFDVIVRTLRNLENDETLLIQSGKPVGVFQTHEHAPRVLIANSNLVGRWSNWDHFNELEKKGLMMYGQMTAGSWIYIGSQGIVQGTFETFAACARKHFGGSLEGKLVVSGGMGGMGGAQPLAATMAGANFIGVEVDPARIEKRLRTGYCDRVAHTLDEALTMIDEASEPVSVGLVGNCADVLPEMVKRGLVPDILTDQTSAHDPLNGYVPNGMTLAEARDLHKSNAETYTKKSISAIGEHVSAMLSLQKAGAITFDYGNNIRAFAVEAGVENAFDIPGFVPEYIRPMFCEGRGPFRWAALSGDPQDIAVTDKLALELFPEDQTLSRWMKLAQRKIRFQGLPCRICWLGYGERAEFGVAINDYVRDGKIKAPIVIGRDHLDCGSVASPNRETENMLDGTDAVADWPLLNAMLNTASGASWVSIHNGGGVGIGYSQHAGMVVVADGTDAMRTRIERVLTTDPGTGVIRHADAGYEDAKRFAKEHNVRVPMDE from the coding sequence ATGTCGATCAGGACGCCAGTTCGTGCGCCGCGCGGGACAGAGATTTCGTGCAAAGGCTGGCAGCAGGAGGCCGCCCTGCGCATGCTGATGAACAACCTCGACCCGGAGGTCGCCGAGAACCCGGACGAGCTGATCGTCTACGGCGGGACCGGTCGCGCCGCTCGGTCGTGGGAGGCGTTCGACGTGATCGTCCGCACGCTGCGAAACCTCGAGAACGACGAGACGCTTTTGATCCAGTCGGGGAAGCCTGTCGGCGTTTTTCAAACGCACGAACACGCGCCGCGCGTGCTGATTGCGAACTCTAATTTAGTCGGTCGCTGGTCGAATTGGGATCACTTCAACGAGCTAGAAAAAAAAGGGCTGATGATGTACGGCCAGATGACCGCCGGCTCGTGGATCTACATCGGCAGTCAGGGGATCGTGCAGGGCACTTTCGAGACGTTTGCCGCGTGTGCGCGCAAGCACTTCGGCGGCTCTTTAGAAGGCAAGCTCGTCGTCAGCGGGGGCATGGGCGGAATGGGGGGCGCGCAACCGCTCGCCGCGACGATGGCGGGCGCGAACTTCATCGGCGTCGAGGTCGATCCCGCACGGATCGAGAAGCGTCTGAGAACCGGCTACTGCGACCGCGTGGCGCACACATTAGACGAGGCCTTGACTATGATCGATGAGGCTTCTGAGCCGGTCTCCGTCGGGCTTGTTGGAAACTGCGCCGACGTGCTGCCTGAAATGGTGAAGCGTGGGCTGGTGCCCGATATCCTGACCGACCAGACAAGCGCGCACGACCCTCTGAACGGCTATGTGCCAAACGGAATGACCCTCGCAGAAGCACGCGACTTGCATAAGTCTAATGCTGAAACCTATACAAAGAAGTCGATTTCAGCGATTGGCGAGCACGTCTCGGCGATGCTCTCGTTACAAAAAGCAGGCGCTATCACCTTCGACTACGGCAACAACATCCGTGCGTTCGCGGTCGAGGCGGGTGTGGAAAACGCGTTCGACATCCCCGGCTTCGTGCCGGAGTACATCCGGCCGATGTTCTGCGAGGGTCGCGGGCCGTTCCGGTGGGCTGCTCTCAGCGGCGATCCGCAGGACATCGCAGTGACGGACAAGCTTGCGCTGGAGCTTTTCCCCGAAGACCAAACGCTCAGTCGCTGGATGAAGCTCGCGCAAAGGAAGATACGGTTCCAAGGTCTTCCCTGCCGCATCTGCTGGCTCGGTTACGGCGAGCGCGCAGAGTTCGGCGTCGCCATCAACGACTACGTGCGTGATGGAAAGATCAAAGCCCCGATCGTGATCGGCCGCGACCACCTCGACTGTGGCAGTGTCGCGTCGCCAAATCGCGAGACGGAGAACATGCTCGACGGCACCGACGCGGTCGCCGACTGGCCGCTGCTAAACGCGATGCTCAACACCGCGAGCGGGGCGTCGTGGGTCTCAATCCACAACGGCGGTGGAGTCGGCATCGGCTACTCGCAGCACGCGGGCATGGTCGTCGTTGCCGACGGAACCGACGCGATGCGCACGCGCATCGAGCGCGTCCTAACCACCGACCCCGGCACCGGCGTCATCCGCCACGCCGACGCAGGGTACGAAGACGCTAAGCGGTTTGCAAAAGAGCACAACGTGCGGGTGCCGATGGATGAGTAA
- the hutH gene encoding histidine ammonia-lyase, translated as MISVSGDPIVLEVLEDVVYNGSQVSLDPAAIDRMTDSRRVIERIVATDETVYGVNTGFGKLSYVRIPNEELGELQLNLVRSHSCGVGEPLSEPEVRAMLLLRANVLAVGLSGARPVVAETLIAMLSAGVHPVIPSRGSVGASGDLAPLAHLALAVIGEGECFYQGARVDSSVALKKAKIKPVVLEAKEGLALLNGTQAMSAVGALALARARRLVWLANGAGTMTLEALLGTPVPFDPRIHAARPHVGQIAVAKHLAELMLDSEIRESHFEGDERVQDAYSLRCMPQVHGATLDAIDHAVRITEIESGSATDNPLVFAETSEVLSGGNFHGAPLAGTFDYVAIAVTDLASISERRIDRMITPEMSEGLPPFLTSNPGTGSGYMIAHVAAVSLLNECKVLSHPASVDNVPTSGGKEDHVSMGMMSALKLKQIVGNAETVIAVELMAAAEGLEYRKPLKPGPRVQVIYDQVREIVPFLDSDRPLSGDIERLTAAIRDRRFLI; from the coding sequence ATGATCTCGGTCAGCGGCGATCCGATCGTGCTTGAGGTGCTGGAAGACGTCGTTTACAACGGCTCTCAGGTGTCGTTGGACCCCGCCGCCATCGACCGGATGACCGATTCGCGCCGGGTGATCGAACGGATCGTCGCGACCGACGAAACCGTGTACGGCGTCAACACGGGCTTCGGGAAGCTCAGCTACGTCCGCATCCCAAACGAGGAGTTGGGCGAGCTCCAACTCAACCTGGTGCGCAGCCACTCCTGCGGCGTCGGCGAGCCTTTGAGCGAGCCCGAAGTGCGGGCGATGCTGCTGCTCCGAGCGAACGTGCTGGCGGTCGGCCTCAGCGGCGCGCGGCCGGTGGTCGCCGAGACGCTGATCGCAATGCTGAGCGCTGGCGTGCATCCGGTGATTCCGTCGCGCGGATCGGTCGGGGCTAGCGGCGATCTTGCCCCTCTCGCGCACCTGGCTCTGGCTGTGATCGGCGAGGGCGAGTGCTTTTACCAAGGTGCGCGCGTAGACTCGTCCGTCGCGCTCAAGAAGGCAAAGATCAAGCCGGTGGTGCTTGAGGCGAAGGAGGGGCTGGCGCTTTTGAACGGCACGCAGGCAATGTCGGCGGTCGGCGCCCTCGCGTTGGCGCGAGCCCGGCGTCTCGTCTGGCTGGCGAACGGCGCAGGAACGATGACGCTGGAAGCGCTGCTCGGAACGCCGGTGCCTTTTGATCCGCGAATCCACGCGGCGCGTCCTCACGTCGGGCAGATCGCTGTGGCAAAACACCTTGCCGAACTGATGCTCGACAGCGAAATCCGGGAGTCGCATTTCGAGGGCGACGAGCGCGTGCAGGACGCGTACAGCCTTCGGTGCATGCCGCAAGTCCACGGCGCGACCCTCGATGCGATCGACCACGCAGTGCGTATCACCGAAATCGAGAGCGGATCGGCGACGGACAACCCGCTTGTCTTCGCTGAGACCAGCGAGGTGTTGTCCGGCGGCAACTTTCACGGCGCACCGCTCGCCGGGACGTTCGACTACGTGGCGATAGCCGTCACCGACCTTGCGAGCATCTCCGAGCGGAGGATCGACCGCATGATCACTCCGGAGATGAGCGAAGGGCTGCCGCCGTTTCTAACGTCCAATCCCGGCACCGGCAGCGGGTACATGATCGCGCACGTCGCGGCGGTGTCTCTGCTGAACGAGTGCAAAGTGCTGTCGCATCCGGCGAGCGTCGACAACGTTCCCACGAGCGGCGGCAAGGAGGATCACGTCAGCATGGGCATGATGTCCGCGCTCAAACTCAAGCAGATCGTTGGAAACGCCGAGACGGTCATCGCCGTCGAGCTGATGGCAGCCGCAGAAGGGCTCGAGTACCGAAAGCCGCTCAAACCCGGCCCTCGCGTACAGGTGATCTACGACCAAGTGCGCGAGATCGTGCCGTTCTTGGACTCGGACCGCCCGCTCTCTGGGGACATCGAACGGCTGACGGCTGCGATCCGCGACCGGCGATTTCTAATCTAG
- a CDS encoding agmatinase family protein encodes MSNYEDPHWPRASAWLTGSSSDSTVGTLGLIGAPLNHSISPGRCDLAPAAVRKAMHRLSTYDIENGVEAMSLACKDFGDLPIAAMKPEEALAPISDAVRGALAECSAVVLLGGDNGITRPAMHGLGVPLNRCGLVTLDQHLDLRTLEGGLINGNPVRALLDDGLPGENIVQIGIASFANSKEYKRIADDAGIAITTMDTVHETGIDATIENALDSIAEKADVIYFDLDVDVLDRAFAPACPGARPGGLLPSQVKRAAFLMGRHPKVKAMDLVEVDPEKDINDTTCLATGMFLLSFACGLVARLR; translated from the coding sequence ATGAGTAATTACGAAGACCCGCATTGGCCGCGCGCAAGCGCATGGCTGACCGGCTCGTCCTCCGACAGCACTGTCGGGACGCTCGGGCTGATCGGTGCGCCGCTGAACCACTCGATCTCGCCTGGTCGTTGCGACCTTGCGCCTGCGGCAGTGCGAAAGGCGATGCACCGGCTGAGCACTTATGACATCGAGAACGGCGTCGAGGCGATGTCGCTGGCGTGCAAGGACTTCGGCGATCTGCCGATTGCAGCGATGAAGCCGGAAGAGGCTTTGGCACCGATCAGCGATGCGGTACGCGGGGCATTGGCAGAGTGCAGCGCCGTCGTCTTGCTCGGCGGCGACAACGGGATCACGCGCCCTGCGATGCACGGGCTCGGCGTTCCCTTGAACCGGTGCGGCCTGGTCACACTCGACCAACACCTCGACCTGCGCACTCTCGAAGGCGGGTTGATCAACGGCAACCCCGTTCGCGCACTGCTCGACGACGGACTTCCAGGCGAGAACATCGTACAGATCGGAATCGCGTCGTTCGCTAATTCAAAGGAGTACAAGCGCATCGCCGACGACGCAGGCATAGCAATTACGACGATGGACACCGTGCACGAAACAGGAATCGACGCGACGATCGAAAACGCGCTGGACTCGATCGCCGAAAAGGCAGACGTGATCTACTTCGACCTCGACGTAGACGTACTGGATCGCGCGTTCGCCCCCGCCTGCCCCGGCGCGCGACCGGGCGGGCTCTTGCCCTCGCAGGTGAAACGCGCCGCGTTCCTCATGGGCCGCCACCCGAAGGTTAAGGCCATGGACCTCGTCGAAGTCGATCCAGAGAAAGATATCAACGACACCACTTGTCTAGCAACTGGAATGTTCCTCCTGTCGTTCGCATGCGGTCTTGTCGCGCGTCTGCGATAG